The genomic stretch GCAGGGCCGCGGTAAAGGGATGGTCGTAGCCGCCGCGGAGGCTGCCGAAGAAGTCGATGAGGTCGCTGGTGGTGTAGCGGGGGTCGAAGGCGAGGTCAGCGGGGAGGTAGCCGATGCGGCGGCGGGCGGCGGGGTCGGCACCGGGCCGTCCGAAGACGAGCGAGCTGCCGGCGGTGGGGTTGATAAAGCCGAGGAGGAGCCGGATTGTTGTTGTTTTGCCGGCGCCGTTGGGGCCAAGGAAGCCGAAGACCTCGCCGCGGTGGACGGCGAGGTCGAGGCGATCGACGGCGGTGATGGAGCCGAAGCGCTTTGTGAGCCCCCGGGTTTCGATGGCCGGGTCAGGCATCGCGCGCCACGGGGTCCGCGGTGCGGGTCATTCGCGGGGCAGCCCCAGGCCCCGGGTTGCGATGACGGTGCGCTGGATCTCGGAGGTGCCGCCTTCGATGGTGTTGGCGACGCTGCGGAGGTAGAGGTACTGGTAACGGAGGGCGCGCGAGCCCGGAGGGGCGGCCTGCCCACCCATGCCGAAGATTTGCAGGGCGGTGGCGGCGATGCGCTGCTGGAGTTCGGCGCCGAAGAGTTTCGCCATCTGGGCTTCGCGCGTGGGCGCGATGCCGGTCTTCTCCTGCTGGGAGGCGATGTAGTAGGCGAGGTTGCGGAGGATCTGGACGCCGATGGCGTGCTCGGCCATGCGGTGGCGGATGGGGTCGGGCGTGCGGCCGCGGCGCTCTTTGAGCAGGGCGACGAGGTCATCGACGGTGCGGCGGGCGTTGGAGGTCGCGCCGATGGAGGAGCGTTCGAAATCGAGGCCGACGGCGACGTTGTACCAGCCGCGGTTCTCTTCGCCGACGAGGTTGCTGGCGGGGACACGGGCGTCCTCGAAGTAGACCTCGTTGAACTCGTGGGTGCCGGCCATGTTGACGAGGGGCCGGACGGTGATGCCGGGGCTGTCCATCTTGACGGCGAAGGTGGA from Tepidiforma thermophila encodes the following:
- a CDS encoding acyl-CoA dehydrogenase family protein, whose product is MDFRLTPEQRAFQAEVIDFIEHGLPPGWDQEFESLEDRLAVERDIMKRLAAKRWLALPWPKEYGGLGASPMQQMLFNEQMAYHGVPGTVNMGVAWVGPVVMLYGTEEQKARFLTRIADGTDLWCTLYSEPGAGSDLAAMQTRAVRDGDDYIINGQKIWTTFGHYADWGWLAARTDPNAPKHKGISTFAVKMDSPGITVRPLVNMAGTHEFNEVYFEDARVPASNLVGEENRGWYNVAVGLDFERSSIGATSNARRTVDDLVALLKERRGRTPDPIRHRMAEHAIGVQILRNLAYYIASQQEKTGIAPTREAQMAKLFGAELQQRIAATALQIFGMGGQAAPPGSRALRYQYLYLRSVANTIEGGTSEIQRTVIATRGLGLPRE